Proteins encoded together in one Telopea speciosissima isolate NSW1024214 ecotype Mountain lineage chromosome 4, Tspe_v1, whole genome shotgun sequence window:
- the LOC122660493 gene encoding probable glycosyltransferase At5g03795 isoform X1 → MAGKPTSLPSFFTICTLQRSLLALAAITLLSFTFFSLKSLRSPIRYGSDLSADTLKSKVVSEVGVNDDFSDIYHYPEVFLLNYAEMEKNFKVFIYPDGDPNTYYQTPRKLTGKYSSEGYFFQNIRESRFRTEDPDSAHLFFIPISCHKMRGKGTSYENMTIIVQNYVESLISKYPYWNRTLGADHFFVTCHDVGVRATEGVPLLVKNSIRVVCSPSYDVAFIPHKDVALPQVLQPFALPRGGNDIENRTTLGFWAGHRNSKIRVILARVWENDTELDIMNNRINRATGHLIYQKKFYRTKFCICPGGSQVNSARIADSIHYGCVPVILSNYYDLPFNEILDWQKFAVIVKEQDVYQLKQILKAITDAEFIALHNNLVKVQKHFQWNTPPIKYDAFHMVMYELWLRHHVIKY, encoded by the exons ATGGCGGGAAAGCCAACttctcttccatctttctttacCATATGCACTTTGCAGAGATCGCTTCTTGCTCTTGCTGCCATTACTCTATTATCTTTTACTTTCTTCTCCCTCAAATCTCTTCGTTCTCCGATTCGATATGGCTCAGATCTCTCTGCAGATACCCTCAAAAGTAAG GTCGTTTCAGAGGTCGGTGTCAATGACGATTTCTCTGACATCTATCACTATCCGGAGGTTTTCCTGCTGAATTAcgcggagatggagaagaatttTAAGGTTTTCATATATCCGGACGGAGATCCGAATACGTATTACCAGACGCCCAGGAAGCTTACTGGGAAGTACTCCAGCGAGGGTTATTTCTTCCAGAATATCAGAGAGAGCCGTTTTCGGACGGAGGATCCGGATTCAGCGCATCTCTTCTTCATTCCAATTTCTTGTCACAAAATGAGGGGGAAG GGCACATCCTATGAAAACATGACCATAATTGTCCAAAACTATGTTGAGAGCTTAATATCCAAGTACCCCTATTGGAATAGGACCCTGGGAGCCGACCACTTTTTTGTCACTTGTCATGATGTTGGTGTCAGGGCAACTGAAGGAGTCCCATTGCTAGTGAAGAATTCAATTCGGGTTGTCTGTTCTCCGAGTTATGATGTTGCATTCATCCCACACAAGGATGTTGCTCTTCCTCAAGTACTACAGCCATTTGCTCTTCCACGTGGAGGAAATGATATAGAAAACAG GACAACTCTTGGTTTCTGGGCAGGACACCGCAATTCTAAAATAAGAGTTATACTTGCACGTGTATGGGAGAATGATACAGAACTCGATATCATGAACAATCGAATAAATAGGGCTACTGGACATCTCATCTATCAGAAGAAGTTTTATAGGACTAAATTCTGTATATGCCCTGGTGGTTCCCAAGTCAATAGTGCTCGCATAGCAGACTCAATTCATTATGGATGTGTTCCTG TGATATTGTCTAATTACTATGACTTGCCATTCAATGAGATCCTCGATTGGCAAAAGTTTGCTGTCATAGTCAAAGAGCAAGATGTCTACCAGCTCAAGCAAATACTCAAGGCCATTACTGATgcagaatttattgcactgCATAATAACCTAGTCAAG GTTCAGAAGCACTTCCAGTGGAATACACCACCTATCAAATATGATGCATTTCATATGGTCATGTATGAGCTTTGGTTGCGCCACCATGTTATCAAATATTGA
- the LOC122660493 gene encoding probable glycosyltransferase At5g03795 isoform X2, whose protein sequence is MAGKPTSLPSFFTICTLQRSLLALAAITLLSFTFFSLKSLRSPIRYGSDLSADTLKKVGVNDDFSDIYHYPEVFLLNYAEMEKNFKVFIYPDGDPNTYYQTPRKLTGKYSSEGYFFQNIRESRFRTEDPDSAHLFFIPISCHKMRGKGTSYENMTIIVQNYVESLISKYPYWNRTLGADHFFVTCHDVGVRATEGVPLLVKNSIRVVCSPSYDVAFIPHKDVALPQVLQPFALPRGGNDIENRTTLGFWAGHRNSKIRVILARVWENDTELDIMNNRINRATGHLIYQKKFYRTKFCICPGGSQVNSARIADSIHYGCVPVILSNYYDLPFNEILDWQKFAVIVKEQDVYQLKQILKAITDAEFIALHNNLVKVQKHFQWNTPPIKYDAFHMVMYELWLRHHVIKY, encoded by the exons ATGGCGGGAAAGCCAACttctcttccatctttctttacCATATGCACTTTGCAGAGATCGCTTCTTGCTCTTGCTGCCATTACTCTATTATCTTTTACTTTCTTCTCCCTCAAATCTCTTCGTTCTCCGATTCGATATGGCTCAGATCTCTCTGCAGATACCCTCAAAA AGGTCGGTGTCAATGACGATTTCTCTGACATCTATCACTATCCGGAGGTTTTCCTGCTGAATTAcgcggagatggagaagaatttTAAGGTTTTCATATATCCGGACGGAGATCCGAATACGTATTACCAGACGCCCAGGAAGCTTACTGGGAAGTACTCCAGCGAGGGTTATTTCTTCCAGAATATCAGAGAGAGCCGTTTTCGGACGGAGGATCCGGATTCAGCGCATCTCTTCTTCATTCCAATTTCTTGTCACAAAATGAGGGGGAAG GGCACATCCTATGAAAACATGACCATAATTGTCCAAAACTATGTTGAGAGCTTAATATCCAAGTACCCCTATTGGAATAGGACCCTGGGAGCCGACCACTTTTTTGTCACTTGTCATGATGTTGGTGTCAGGGCAACTGAAGGAGTCCCATTGCTAGTGAAGAATTCAATTCGGGTTGTCTGTTCTCCGAGTTATGATGTTGCATTCATCCCACACAAGGATGTTGCTCTTCCTCAAGTACTACAGCCATTTGCTCTTCCACGTGGAGGAAATGATATAGAAAACAG GACAACTCTTGGTTTCTGGGCAGGACACCGCAATTCTAAAATAAGAGTTATACTTGCACGTGTATGGGAGAATGATACAGAACTCGATATCATGAACAATCGAATAAATAGGGCTACTGGACATCTCATCTATCAGAAGAAGTTTTATAGGACTAAATTCTGTATATGCCCTGGTGGTTCCCAAGTCAATAGTGCTCGCATAGCAGACTCAATTCATTATGGATGTGTTCCTG TGATATTGTCTAATTACTATGACTTGCCATTCAATGAGATCCTCGATTGGCAAAAGTTTGCTGTCATAGTCAAAGAGCAAGATGTCTACCAGCTCAAGCAAATACTCAAGGCCATTACTGATgcagaatttattgcactgCATAATAACCTAGTCAAG GTTCAGAAGCACTTCCAGTGGAATACACCACCTATCAAATATGATGCATTTCATATGGTCATGTATGAGCTTTGGTTGCGCCACCATGTTATCAAATATTGA
- the LOC122660493 gene encoding probable glycosyltransferase At5g03795 isoform X3 translates to MAQISLQIPSKVVSEVGVNDDFSDIYHYPEVFLLNYAEMEKNFKVFIYPDGDPNTYYQTPRKLTGKYSSEGYFFQNIRESRFRTEDPDSAHLFFIPISCHKMRGKGTSYENMTIIVQNYVESLISKYPYWNRTLGADHFFVTCHDVGVRATEGVPLLVKNSIRVVCSPSYDVAFIPHKDVALPQVLQPFALPRGGNDIENRTTLGFWAGHRNSKIRVILARVWENDTELDIMNNRINRATGHLIYQKKFYRTKFCICPGGSQVNSARIADSIHYGCVPVILSNYYDLPFNEILDWQKFAVIVKEQDVYQLKQILKAITDAEFIALHNNLVKVQKHFQWNTPPIKYDAFHMVMYELWLRHHVIKY, encoded by the exons ATGGCTCAGATCTCTCTGCAGATACCCTCAAAA GTCGTTTCAGAGGTCGGTGTCAATGACGATTTCTCTGACATCTATCACTATCCGGAGGTTTTCCTGCTGAATTAcgcggagatggagaagaatttTAAGGTTTTCATATATCCGGACGGAGATCCGAATACGTATTACCAGACGCCCAGGAAGCTTACTGGGAAGTACTCCAGCGAGGGTTATTTCTTCCAGAATATCAGAGAGAGCCGTTTTCGGACGGAGGATCCGGATTCAGCGCATCTCTTCTTCATTCCAATTTCTTGTCACAAAATGAGGGGGAAG GGCACATCCTATGAAAACATGACCATAATTGTCCAAAACTATGTTGAGAGCTTAATATCCAAGTACCCCTATTGGAATAGGACCCTGGGAGCCGACCACTTTTTTGTCACTTGTCATGATGTTGGTGTCAGGGCAACTGAAGGAGTCCCATTGCTAGTGAAGAATTCAATTCGGGTTGTCTGTTCTCCGAGTTATGATGTTGCATTCATCCCACACAAGGATGTTGCTCTTCCTCAAGTACTACAGCCATTTGCTCTTCCACGTGGAGGAAATGATATAGAAAACAG GACAACTCTTGGTTTCTGGGCAGGACACCGCAATTCTAAAATAAGAGTTATACTTGCACGTGTATGGGAGAATGATACAGAACTCGATATCATGAACAATCGAATAAATAGGGCTACTGGACATCTCATCTATCAGAAGAAGTTTTATAGGACTAAATTCTGTATATGCCCTGGTGGTTCCCAAGTCAATAGTGCTCGCATAGCAGACTCAATTCATTATGGATGTGTTCCTG TGATATTGTCTAATTACTATGACTTGCCATTCAATGAGATCCTCGATTGGCAAAAGTTTGCTGTCATAGTCAAAGAGCAAGATGTCTACCAGCTCAAGCAAATACTCAAGGCCATTACTGATgcagaatttattgcactgCATAATAACCTAGTCAAG GTTCAGAAGCACTTCCAGTGGAATACACCACCTATCAAATATGATGCATTTCATATGGTCATGTATGAGCTTTGGTTGCGCCACCATGTTATCAAATATTGA